The region GTCGTTATCATTGTTGAACATGTTGAAGTCCTGGCCTCCTCCGGGAGTGTTGGGTTTACACATGCCGCCCGGATCCCCGCCAGGGCCCATGTTCCCCATTCGACCCATTGGGCCTCCCTCCACCTGGAAGCCCATGCCGTGGGGGAAACCACCCTGGGGCCCGGGGCCGTTGTGGGGGAAAGGGACCTGCTGAGGAGGAGAGTGACCGGGGGGGAATCCCTGGCCTCGGTGGGGGAAGCCCATGCGGCCCTGAGGTATCATCTGagggttgcccatccctgggtcCTGCCCGCCGGGCATCATCATGCCGTGGGGCCCCATCATACCCGGCCCCATGGGCCCCTGGTGGGGCCCCCCCATTGGGTTGGGCGAGGGCATCTGGTTAGGCATGCCgtgggagaggggctgggagccCATGGTGTTCATGCCCATGGGGCTGAGAGCGGGCATGGGGCCTTGTGACGTGGGAGCCATCATGCGGTTGTGGCCCGGGTGGTGGTTCATTCCCATACCTATAGGAGgcagcagagaggcaggcagggtgaGATCACTACATTCAAACCATAAaacaaagagcaaaaacataaaATGGTTGTCATACGCTTACGCCTCAGTATAGTGAAAGTTCTAGGCTCCAGGGGTGTGTGTAAAAGGTGCAAATTTGGATACAGATATGTATAAGTTTTTGTGATGCGTTAACGGAAAATGGCCTGGTCTAAAACAGCTCCCGCTCTGGTagagttgtatgtgtgtgtgcaaaaTATAACAGCTTGTTGGAGCTCTTACCAGACATGTTCATGGGCGGCAGGTTCGGCGAGCGGGCCGGTGGCGAGTCGTCGTCCGAGCTAGCCACCGTTTTGATGGCGTCGTGGTAGAGGGGCGTGGAAGTGGGCATGGCGAACTTGGACATGCGTGACATCATAATGGACAGGGGATTCTGAGATATCGTGGGCTCAGGGGGCAGGGCGTAGGGGCTGCCAGACGGAAGACTGGAAGCACTACTGGAAGGGGGTGCTGTGGGGGGACCATTCCCACctgaaggggagggggagaggaggacgagaaggggagagagaagtggaagaggagagagagaaagaggagagattaGTTACATAAATATCCACTGTATCTTCTTATGCAGAGAACACATAGGGCTGAATCCTAATTAAACTCAAACTTTCACACATTGCCTGAGTCGGAGTTAAGCGCACAGACCTCAAGTCAAGATTCAGTCCATAAAGCACAATCTACTGAACTGAATTGGTGGAAGGTTAACAGAGGAGAAACTTCTGGGACTCACCTTGCTCCACATTGCCCATCATGTTGGGTGAGGTCATGCTGAGCTGAGGCTGCTTGTTGTTCTGAGGGATGCCTGGGCTTTGCATGGGGGGCTTGGGGGACGATGCCCACCCTGGGGAGGGTGCCGGGAGCGAGGGCGACTTCATGTGGACGGGAGAGGCTCCAGCCGAACCCATCATGGGGGGAGATTTGATGGAGGCAGCCGCCGCAGCTGCAGCCACTGCCGCCGCCGTAGGACCCTGGAGCATGCCGGCCAGCTGGGAGGGCGTCTGGGGGGACTTGAGGTTCCCAGAGGGCGAGCCCAGCATGGGGGACTGGACCTGCCTCAGCGTAGGGGACTTGAGGGGGTTGATGTTGGGTGAGTTAGCCTGGCCGCCCTGGATGTCCTGGGGACCCTTGCGGCCCCCCATGTTCCTCTGGTTGGGAGGCGGGCCCGAGTTGGGGGGCATATGGCTGAGGCGACCGTTGTTGCCGTGGTTGGGTCCTCGCTGGTCAGGGCCGAAGGGGGGTTCACCTCTGGGGCACCTAGGGTTCCCAGGCCCGTGAGACCCCATGCCTGGGAAGTGGCGGTTGGAGCCCATGTTGAAGTCCCCTGGGTGGTGCCCCTGGTCAGGGAAGGGAGGCCCCTGCATCATCTTCTGAGGGCCCATGTTCTCTGGCATGGAGCCTCCTCTCATCTTCATCATCTCCTCGGGGCTCAAGTTCATGGGAGGCTCCCCCCTCATTTTAGCCTGCATCATCTGGGGATTGGGCCCCATGTTCATGTTCCCGGGGCCCATGCTGAACTCAGGGCCCATGTCCCTGCCCAGGCCCTTGACAAACTCCATCCTGGAGGATGGACTCATGGGGCCAACGTCGCCAGGCATTCTGGGAAACATCATGCCTCCTCCGTTAGGGCCGTTGCCGGGGCCATCCATTGGCCCCCGGGGGCCGTTGCCCCCCATCATCCTGTTCATCTCCATGATCATGCCCGGGGGCAACCCCATGCCCTGCTTGTCACCCCCCATGCCCTGCTGGAACATGGCCTCCTGCACCGCCTGTGGGTTGGGGAACCTCTCCACCCGACCCCCTGGCCCTACAAACTGCCCCTGTCCGGGCTGGAAGCCCCTGCCGTCACCCATGTTGGGTCCCATGTCGTCGGGCCAATTCATTCCAGGCCGGGGCCCCCTGGGGTTGGGGCCGCCCTCCATACCAGGGTTCATCATGCCATGAGGGAAGCCGCCGGGCATCCTCTGCATGTGGGAGTGCATGGGGCCCCGGGGGCCCATGCTCATCTGCTCTGGGAAGTGCTCAGGGCCCCACATCTCCCCAGCCGAATTGATCTGGTAGGGAGGCGGGGGCCCGCGCATCATGGGGCCACGGGGGCCTTGTTGGTGCATCATCATGTCGCCCATGGGCCCCCGGTGCTGCATCTGCTCCTGCTTCCTTTTCTTCTCCTCGTAGAACTCCTGCTGCAGTTTCAGCCATGCCATCTGCTCCGGGTTCATCCCTGTGTGATCCCCGTGCTCACCGCCGTGAGAGTTCATAGGCGGCCCAGGAGGCATGGGCCCCAGATCGTCTGGGGAGAAGGGCATGTCTCTGAGGCCTCCGGGCCCAAATGGAGGACCATCGGGCCGGGGCCCCCCAGGGCCTCCAGGCTTCCCCAGGTTCTGGGACTGGGCCATCATGGCCTGGAGGGGGCCCTGCTCCCCTGGCTTCTTGGGCCCCCCCTCCATCATGCCGGGGTTGGGGCCGGGGGGCCCGCCCGGGTTGCCCTGCCCCATGGCTACCATGTCTTTGAGGGATAACTCCTTGTCATCGGGGAAGAGCATGCGTTGGATGTCCCGTAGTGTCTGCAGGGAGCGTTCGCGGTGCTCCAGCTGCTCCTGGGACAGGCCCTCAGAGTTGTCCCCCATGCTGGACATCAGCTCGTGTgccagctgctgctgctgggccGTGAGTTTGGCGTCGGCACCATTGGGAAGGTCCAGAGAGGGGAAGCTCTGTTGGGATGCCCCAGAGGGGTTCTGGTGGCCGGGCGGCCCTCCAGGGTTGCTGTTAGGGTCGTGGGGGGTGCCGTCCTGGGGGCTTCCGCTCTTCGAGTCCATGCCCCCAGAGGCAGCCCCGTCCTGGGGGAAGCTCCCAGGCTTGGCCCCCTGAGGCTGGGCTTCTGCTGGCTGCTGTTGGCCTGGTGGAGGTGCTTTGGAGGCCTGCTGGTGGTTCTGGTCAGAAGGGTGAGATGACTGCTGCTGGGGGGCTCCGCCCAGCTGCTTGGAGTCACCCCGAGGGGGTCCCATCTGATTATTCTACAAGACagggtgagggtgagagaggagttgGATGGGTTACCAAAAGATCCCACTCACTGACACATTAAGAGACATTTATCAAAAGCATCCCAGGGTGCATAATTAAcatagctttaaaaaaaaaatacacaatTCTGCTGAGTTGGACAAATATCATAACATTATCAGAACCATGCTTAAAACCTGTtcaggctcgggacaatactgccccctttggatgaattgcgtgcccatagtaaactgaaaacaaatctgtccaaaattgctaatatatgcatataataattattattgaatagaaaacactctaaagcttctaaagccgtttgaattatgtctgtaagtatagcagaactcacagggcagcaaatctcccaaactagttttgtcatccagaaagttggggcaactttgacatcatcgcccccactcttcccaaccagctatggatctgggaacagtttctatgtcttccgcgagatgtcctctatcagtagagcgtttaattgtgcaaatcccgcaagctttgaccctttggcaggcaaaatagtgagtgtcgcgagaaaatacatgtgctTTCGGGCACGCGTTGGGCACAGAGCTCCCTTTGTTCCAACTTGCATGAGAAGAAGTCAGATTGTCCAGTtgaattgagaattgttttgtacgttaataacatcctaaagcttgattctgcacttagtttgaccagtttagtcgacatataatatgtaattttgaagttttgatgcgcaactgttcgggaccagaagtcattttggatgcatttcagctggaacttgtcacatatactaacacaaagacacacgacttgaaaccaaacgatgtattgggtaagtatgactccttccactacattctgatcgaagaccatcaaaggtaagggaatatttatgttgtaattttgtgtttctgttgactccaacatagtggagaaatattgcttatgtctgagcgccgtctcagattattgaatagtgaacgatttctgtaacgttaaaaata is a window of Oncorhynchus masou masou isolate Uvic2021 chromosome 7, UVic_Omas_1.1, whole genome shotgun sequence DNA encoding:
- the LOC135543591 gene encoding B-cell CLL/lymphoma 9 protein-like isoform X2; this translates as MQTWPRLYRDRGTCSPKQKQEAMVRSPPVMSPSSAAQMDSKLPNQGKPGGAGSQSQPSPCDPKTLGPKGPIGSLGLKNGQGLIAGNGAKGKMKRERSTSVESFEQRDTGTSNSEGDQKELGSRAKRLCVAERRQPYSGADWCSGGESDEEDPGFFNCNSIEMKPLDSNNALSSATSTHNAVGGQSMELGGSGPKPGSKVVYVFTTEMANKAADAVFTGHSDNIIAFHMNNISKGNKPHLPVNNQMGPPRGDSKQLGGAPQQQSSHPSDQNHQQASKAPPPGQQQPAEAQPQGAKPGSFPQDGAASGGMDSKSGSPQDGTPHDPNSNPGGPPGHQNPSGASQQSFPSLDLPNGADAKLTAQQQQLAHELMSSMGDNSEGLSQEQLEHRERSLQTLRDIQRMLFPDDKELSLKDMVAMGQGNPGGPPGPNPGMMEGGPKKPGEQGPLQAMMAQSQNLGKPGGPGGPRPDGPPFGPGGLRDMPFSPDDLGPMPPGPPMNSHGGEHGDHTGMNPEQMAWLKLQQEFYEEKKRKQEQMQHRGPMGDMMMHQQGPRGPMMRGPPPPYQINSAGEMWGPEHFPEQMSMGPRGPMHSHMQRMPGGFPHGMMNPGMEGGPNPRGPRPGMNWPDDMGPNMGDGRGFQPGQGQFVGPGGRVERFPNPQAVQEAMFQQGMGGDKQGMGLPPGMIMEMNRMMGGNGPRGPMDGPGNGPNGGGMMFPRMPGDVGPMSPSSRMEFVKGLGRDMGPEFSMGPGNMNMGPNPQMMQAKMRGEPPMNLSPEEMMKMRGGSMPENMGPQKMMQGPPFPDQGHHPGDFNMGSNRHFPGMGSHGPGNPRCPRGEPPFGPDQRGPNHGNNGRLSHMPPNSGPPPNQRNMGGRKGPQDIQGGQANSPNINPLKSPTLRQVQSPMLGSPSGNLKSPQTPSQLAGMLQGPTAAAVAAAAAAASIKSPPMMGSAGASPVHMKSPSLPAPSPGWASSPKPPMQSPGIPQNNKQPQLSMTSPNMMGNVEQGGNGPPTAPPSSSASSLPSGSPYALPPEPTISQNPLSIMMSRMSKFAMPTSTPLYHDAIKTVASSDDDSPPARSPNLPPMNMSGMGMNHHPGHNRMMAPTSQGPMPALSPMGMNTMGSQPLSHGMPNQMPSPNPMGGPHQGPMGPGMMGPHGMMMPGGQDPGMGNPQMIPQGRMGFPHRGQGFPPGHSPPQQVPFPHNGPGPQGGFPHGMGFQVEGGPMGRMGNMGPGGDPGGMCKPNTPGGGQDFNMFNNDNDLHEVMRTGATGMPEFDLSRIIPSEKPSQTLSYFPRGGDGPGGKPHPSGPQGFPPQMQGMMVEGNPRMGMPMQGMGGPPGPGHMGGPQDMPMGNPGHNPMRQLHPGHPGFMPQGMMGPQHRMLSPGQQPGMMGGPGHGMMQVKERGGLMYNHPGPVGSPNMMMSLHGMGGPQQTMMMPPQMRPRGMAGDMGMGFNPGPGNPGNLMF
- the LOC135543591 gene encoding B-cell CLL/lymphoma 9 protein-like isoform X1, with protein sequence MMLEVQEERAAENFSRKERVKKERDEAGPDSGRANSHINPSSNNHSPAPNSALAGTGHRNTRAKATPSASLHQHLTPSSVSLGSPSMHSSNPKVRNSPSANTQSSPKQKQEAMVRSPPVMSPSSAAQMDSKLPNQGKPGGAGSQSQPSPCDPKTLGPKGPIGSLGLKNGQGLIAGNGAKGKMKRERSTSVESFEQRDTGTSNSEGDQKELGSRAKRLCVAERRQPYSGADWCSGGESDEEDPGFFNCNSIEMKPLDSNNALSSATSTHNAVGGQSMELGGSGPKPGSKVVYVFTTEMANKAADAVFTGHSDNIIAFHMNNISKGNKPHLPVNNQMGPPRGDSKQLGGAPQQQSSHPSDQNHQQASKAPPPGQQQPAEAQPQGAKPGSFPQDGAASGGMDSKSGSPQDGTPHDPNSNPGGPPGHQNPSGASQQSFPSLDLPNGADAKLTAQQQQLAHELMSSMGDNSEGLSQEQLEHRERSLQTLRDIQRMLFPDDKELSLKDMVAMGQGNPGGPPGPNPGMMEGGPKKPGEQGPLQAMMAQSQNLGKPGGPGGPRPDGPPFGPGGLRDMPFSPDDLGPMPPGPPMNSHGGEHGDHTGMNPEQMAWLKLQQEFYEEKKRKQEQMQHRGPMGDMMMHQQGPRGPMMRGPPPPYQINSAGEMWGPEHFPEQMSMGPRGPMHSHMQRMPGGFPHGMMNPGMEGGPNPRGPRPGMNWPDDMGPNMGDGRGFQPGQGQFVGPGGRVERFPNPQAVQEAMFQQGMGGDKQGMGLPPGMIMEMNRMMGGNGPRGPMDGPGNGPNGGGMMFPRMPGDVGPMSPSSRMEFVKGLGRDMGPEFSMGPGNMNMGPNPQMMQAKMRGEPPMNLSPEEMMKMRGGSMPENMGPQKMMQGPPFPDQGHHPGDFNMGSNRHFPGMGSHGPGNPRCPRGEPPFGPDQRGPNHGNNGRLSHMPPNSGPPPNQRNMGGRKGPQDIQGGQANSPNINPLKSPTLRQVQSPMLGSPSGNLKSPQTPSQLAGMLQGPTAAAVAAAAAAASIKSPPMMGSAGASPVHMKSPSLPAPSPGWASSPKPPMQSPGIPQNNKQPQLSMTSPNMMGNVEQGGNGPPTAPPSSSASSLPSGSPYALPPEPTISQNPLSIMMSRMSKFAMPTSTPLYHDAIKTVASSDDDSPPARSPNLPPMNMSGMGMNHHPGHNRMMAPTSQGPMPALSPMGMNTMGSQPLSHGMPNQMPSPNPMGGPHQGPMGPGMMGPHGMMMPGGQDPGMGNPQMIPQGRMGFPHRGQGFPPGHSPPQQVPFPHNGPGPQGGFPHGMGFQVEGGPMGRMGNMGPGGDPGGMCKPNTPGGGQDFNMFNNDNDLHEVMRTGATGMPEFDLSRIIPSEKPSQTLSYFPRGGDGPGGKPHPSGPQGFPPQMQGMMVEGNPRMGMPMQGMGGPPGPGHMGGPQDMPMGNPGHNPMRQLHPGHPGFMPQGMMGPQHRMLSPGQQPGMMGGPGHGMMQVKERGGLMYNHPGPVGSPNMMMSLHGMGGPQQTMMMPPQMRPRGMAGDMGMGFNPGPGNPGNLMF